The Candidatus Rokuibacteriota bacterium genome includes the window CCCGGTGGTTGACCAGGCACCCCTGGCTCTGGTGCACGAACTCGATGGGGTCTTCCACGGTGATGATGTGGTCGTGCCGGTTCTTGTTGGCGTGATCGATCATCGCCGCGAGTGTCGTGGACTTCCCGCTGCCCGTGGGCCCGGTCACGAGCACGAGCCCCTTGTTGAGCATGGCTGCCTTTTTGAGGATGGGGGGCAGCCCCAGCTCATCCGCGGTCAGCACCTTGGTCGGAATCCTCCGGAAGACCGCGGCGCACCCGTATTTCTGGTTGAAGAAGTTGGCCCGGAAGCGCGCGACGTCCGGGATCTCGTAGCCGAAATCCACGTCCCCCGTCTCTTCGAAGGTCTTGATCTTATGCTCCGGGGCAATCTCGTAGAGCATCGACTTGAGGTTGTCGCTGTCGAGGACGTCGTACTTAACCCGCTGCAGGTCGCCGTGAATCCGGAGGATGGGGGCCTGTCCGGATGCGAGGTGAAGGTCGGAGGCGCCCTGATCGAGCATCAGCTTGAAGAACGCGTCGAGCCTTGCCATAGCGTAACTCCTCGGGTTAGCGTGCCTGTTCGCTTCGGCTGCGCGCCGTCAAGCACTCGTATCACGGCATCCAGGTGATGTCAACCCTGGGCGGCGCTCGCCGGCTTCGTCCACTGGTCGGCGCTTCCGGTCCGGACCCGCCGCACCCGGCGCCTGGCCAGCACGGGGAGCGTCGGGGTTGGGCGCCGGTTCAAGACCGCGTGAGGGAGGTTGGCTAGGACAATCGGAGGGGGCCTCGACGGCCCCCTCCGAGGCCTCCCCCACGCCGGGTACCCGCGCCGAAGGCGTGGGTGCGCGCTCGAAGGGCATTACTCCGACACGCTCCTGGCCGCTTACTGAGCCGCTAAGACCAACATGTTATCGGAAGCCGCTCACGCGACGAGGCCCAGGGTTTCGAAGGTCCGCCGCAATTCCCGCTGGAGGTTGTCGTAGTGCACGTCAAGCGGGTGGACCTGTTTGGGTGGTCGGCCCGGTTTGGGTTTGCCCGCGCCCGCGAGGACGGGCTTGAGGACTTTCTCGCGCAGGATCAGAAGCGCGGCCAATGTTTGGATGCCCGGCACCGGAGCCTGGTACCGGCGAGTGGTCCCCACCCGCAGGATCAACGCCTTGCCCCGGAGCTTGCGCAGGTCATAGGCCGCCTGGCGCGGCGTGTAGGGCGGTCCCCCAGGGCCCAGGAGGGCTCGCGTTTTGTCGGTCAATTCCCGGATCGTCAATCCCCCCGGCCGGGGTGCCAGAGCCAGCGCCGCCTCGATCACTGCCCGCATGCGCGGCTTCTGGATGTCCACTCCGGCCACCCGGTGGGCGCCCCGCTGCGTCGGCTGGGGCAAGGCGTCGAGCGCCTCTGCCCCCAGGGTGCTCAGGTGCGCGGCGTACACGACGTTGAGAAAGTCGATCACCATGCGCTGGAGCCGGGCCAGCACGATCGAGAGTTTCTCCAGTCGCTTCCCGCAGCCCAGGGCCCTGACGCTGTGGACGATGACCTCGATCCGCAGCACTCGGGCCCCTTTGTCGTAGATCTTCAGCGTCAGTCGGCCAAAATGGAGCTTGAACACCGTCAGATCGTAGGCCGACTCGCCCAGCGCCCGCTCGATCCGAGGGGCTTCCCTCCCGGGCTGGCGGCGCTGATGCGGGCGGTGCTTCTTGCCGAAGATGGTCTTGAGGGCGGCCACGTCCAGAGCGCGACGGGTCCGATCGATGAGCCCTTGGTACACCTCGTCGAGCACCGTGCCGCGGACAAACAGCAGGTTCCGGCTGTATTCGAGCTGGTAGCAGGAGTACTGGTAGTAGAACCCCGAGCGCTGCTGCTCCTCCCGGGTCAGGGCGAAGCACAAGCAGCTCGAGTACACCCACCGCTCACAGACCCGGATCACTCGTCCGATGCTGTGGGCGTCACACAGGGCGTCCGCGAGCCGATCCAAGGCCCGGACGTCCGAGCCCCCCACAAAGCAGTTGCCCTCCTTCACTGCGGCGAGGCCCTTCTTGCGGGCTCGGCGCTCGACCCATTCGTGCCCGTTGAGCATCACCTGGACGCCGAAGGGCGGATGCCCGCTGAGCTTGAAGGTCAGATGGCCCCAGTCTTTGTCGATGATGTGAAAGTGGTAGTGGTTGACATAGGGCCAGGGCGTCTTGCGGCTGAGATGAGGGACGCCCCGCGAGTTCTGGCTCACTTCCCACACCAGGGCCGGAGCCTTCGCGACCAGGATCAGGAAGACCCCGGTGAAGTTCGAATCCTGCGGCCGATACTGCTCGGCGAGCTCGTGCTTGCGCACCCCAGGCTCACAGTGGATGAGCGGAATCCCACGCCGCTTGGCGTAGGCATGCACCCGGCGACTGAATCGCCCGGCCATCTGCAACAGGTGCTCCTGGTCGAGGGTCGCGTCCGAGCCGGTCAGCTTGCGCCACCAGTGGCGAAACCCGCCGCCCTGCTGCCCCAGCGAGAAATACCCGTTGAGCACGATCCGATCGACGCAGTCGTACCGCCCCTCCAGCAGCTCCTCATAGTAGTCAGAGAACTCGTCATGCTGTTTCATGCCCCGATAGTACTTCATCGAAGCCCTCGGAACCGGGCTGCTCGCCGTCAGGCGAGCCTCTTTTTCCAAGCGAAGTCTTGGAAAAAGCGTAGCTCCTTTCGTTGATAGATTACCGAATTTACGTAGTTTTTTTTCACGAACAAAATTTTCTTCGTTAGGACTTGACAGCCTTCGACTCATTTGATATATAAATGGTAGACTCAAGTTTGAAGGAGAGGGATCGCGATGGGAGTGGAGCACTGGAGTGCATTAACTTCAACGGTAGAGCGGTGGGACCCTTTCCGTAATCTCGCCGACATCCAGTCCGAGATGAACCGGCTTTTCGACACGTTCTTCGGCCGCCCCGTCCGGGTCGGACCGATGGATCGAGTCTGGCCCCGGCGGTGGACGTCTACGAGACGAAGGATGAGCTGGTGGTCTCGGCCGAGTTGCCGAGCGTCAACGAGAAGGAGATCCAGGTCACGATGACCGGCGACCTCCTGACCATCAAGGGTGAGCGGCACCAGGAGCGCGAGACGAAGGAAGAGAACTACCACCGGCTCGAGCGGTTCTTCGGGAAGTTCGAGCGGAGCATCCCCGTGCCGGTTCCGGTCGAGGCGGGGAAGATCAAGGCGACGTACCGGAACGGCGTGCTGGAGATCCATCTCCCGAAGGCCGAGGCCGTCAAGCCCAAGGAGATCAAGATCGACGTGATCTGATCCGGGCGGACAACATTCGCGTCGGCGGGGCGCTCGTGACCCTGGTCTGGGTGCCTCGCCGGCCCAAACTGTTTCGACCGTAACCGCTCAGAAGGGAGCACACGACAATGGCCAAGGTGATCGGCATCGACCTGGGGACGACCAACTCGGTGGTCGCGGTGGTGGAGGCCGGCGATCCTACCGTCATCGCAAATCAGGAGGGGAGCCGTCTCACCCCGTCGGTGGTGGGGTTCACCAAGGACGGAGAGATCCCGGTGGGCCAGGTGGCGAAGCGGCAGGCTATCACCAACCCCGAGAACACGGTTTTCTCCATCAAACGCTTCATGGGGCGCAGGTACGACGAGGTGCTTCAGGAGATTAAGCTCGTCCCCTACAAGGTGGTGCGCGCGGCCAACGCCGATGCCCGGGTGGAGGTCAGGGGGAAGGAGTACTCGCCACCCGAGATCTCCGCCATGATCCTCCGCAAGCTCAAGGAGGCGGCGGAGGGCTACTTGGGCGAGAAGATCACCAAGGCCGTGATCACGGTCCCCGCCTACTTCAACGACAGCCAGCGTCAGGCGACCAAAGACGCCGGCACGATCGCCGGCCTCGAGGTGCTCCGGATCATCAACGAGCCCACGGCCGCGTCGCTGGCGTACGGGATGGACAAGAAGAAGGACGAGACCATCGCGGTCTACGACCTCGGCGGGGGCACGTTCGACATCTCGATCCTCGAGCTCGGCGAAGGGGTCTTCGAGGTCAAGGCGACCAACGGCGACACTCACCTCGGCGGCGACGACTTCGACCAGCGGGTCATCGACTGGATCGCCGACGAGTTCAAGAGGGAGCACGGCATCGATCTCCGCAAGGACCGGATGGCCTTGCAGCGGCTGAAGGAGGCGGCGGAGAAAGCCAAGTGCGAGCTCTCCACGACGCTCCAGACCGAGATCAACCTGCCCTTCATCACCGCGGACGCGAGCGGACCCAAGCACTTAGTCCTTACGCTCACGCGGGCCAAGCTTGAGGCGCTGGTCGCGGATCTGATCGAACGCACGATGGGGCCGTGCCGGCAGGCCATGCAGGATGCCGGCGTGACCCCCAAGGACATCGACGAGGTGATCCTGGTGGGCGGGCAGACCCGAACGCCCAAGGTCCAGGAGGTCGTGCGCGAGCTGTTCGGCAAGGAGCCGCACAAGGGGGTTAACCCCGACGAGGTGGTCGCGGTCGGGGCCGCCATCCAGGCGGCGGTGCTCACCGGCGAGGTGAAGGACCTGCTCCTCCTCGACGTGACGCCCCTCTCGCTCGGGATCGAGACGCTCGGGGGCGTGCTGACCACGCTGATCCAGCGGAACACGACGATCCCCACCAAGAAGAGCGAGATCTTTACGACCGCGGCAGACAGCCAGACCTCCGTGGAGGTGCACGTCCTCCAGGGGGAGCGGCCCATGGCGCGCGACAACCGGACGCTGGGGAAATTCCACCTGGTCGGCATTCCCCCCGCGCCCCGCGGGATCCCGCAGGTCGAGGTGACCTTCGATATCGACGCGAACGGGATCCTGAACGTCTCGGCCAAAGACATGGCCACGGCGAAGCAGCAGGCGATCACCATCACCGCCTCGTCCGGCCTCACCAAGGAGGAAGTCGGGAAGATGGTGAACGAGGCCCAGGCTCACGCCGCCGAGGACGCGAAGCGGAAGCAGGAGATCGAGGTCAGAAATCAGGCGGATTCCCTGGTGTATACCACGGAGAGGACGCTGAGGGAGCACGGCGACAAGATCCCCGAGGCCGACAAGAAGGCCATCGAGGAGGCGCTGGGCGAGGCCCGCGAGGCCCTCACGGGCGAGGACATCGACCGCATCAAGCGGGCCCAGGAGAACCTGATGACGGCGTCCCACAAGCTCGCGGAGATCATGTATCGAGAGGCGCAGGCCAAGGCTCAGGCCGGGGCCACCACCGGAGCTCAGGACGCGAGCAAAGGCCGCGAGGGCGAGGTGGTGGACGCGGAGTTCGAGGACCTCGGCGAGAAGAAGTAAGAGGGCGGCATGCGGCGCGATTACTACGCGGTGCTCGGCGTCGAGGCCACTGCCACGGGCCGGGAGATCCGCCAGGCCTACCGGCGGCTGGCTCGCCAGTACTCCCCCGACGTCAACCTCTGGGATCAGGCGGCCCGGGCCCTGTATGCCGAGATCACCGACGCGTACCGGGTCCTGAGCGACGCGGTCGCCCGCTCTCTCTACGACCGCTACGGGCACCAGGCCTTCGAGCGTGATGAATGGGAAGGGGGCCGCCGGCCCCGCCGGTCGGGCGGCGTGAGGGGGGACGACCTCCACTGTGCCCTGGATCTGGCCTTCGCGGATGCCGCTCGAGGCCTGTCGCTGGCGCTCGAGGTTTCGCGGCTCTCGCGGTGCCCTGCCTGCGGCGCGTCGGGAAGCCGTCGTGGTGCTCCGGCGGTGACCTGCGACCACTGCGGCGGAACCGGGAGCGTCTGGTGGGGGGAGAGACCACACCCCGAGCCGTGTCTTGCGTGCGACGGTCTGGGGGAGCGGGTGGCCGACCCTTGCCCGACCTGCAGCGGCCGCGGGGTGAGCCTGGCTCCGGCCACGGTCCCCGTGACGATCCCGCCGGGCGTCGACACGGGGGCGCAACTCCGAATTCCGGCCGAGGGGCATTCGGGCCCCTTTGGCGGCCCGCGCGGAGACCTGGTGGTGATCACCCGGGTCACACCGCACGCGTTCTTCGTCCGAAAGGGTGACAACCTCCACTGCGAGATCCCGGTCGCGCTCACCGAGGCCGTCCTGGGGGCGCGGATCCAGGTGCCGACTCTGGAAGGCTCGGCGGTGCTGGTGCTGCCACCGGGCACGCAGAGCGGGCAGGTGTTCAGGCTCAGGGGCAAAGGGCTCCCGAGGCTCGACGGTGAGCGGCGGGGAGACCTCTACGTGACGGTGAAGGTGCTGATTCCCAGGGGGCTGGATGCCCGGACCGAGGAGATCTTCCGTCAGCTCGAGCGCCTGCTTCCCGACAATCCGCGCGTCGCGCTCATCCCAGGCGCGGTACCGGGCGCGCTCCAAGCGGAGGTGCGGCGGTGACGGACAGAGGGAAGCCCCTCTACATGATCGGGGTCGTCGCGGATATGCTGAAGCTCCACCCGCAGACCCTCCGCCTCTACGAGCGGAAAGGTCTCATCCGGCCGTCGCGGACCGTCGGGCGGACGCGGATGTACTCACCGGAGGACGTGGAGGAGATCGCCCGGCTGGTCCGCCTCACGCGGGACCTCGGGGTGAATCTGGCGGGCGCGGAGATCATCTTAAAGATGCGGAGACGTATGATCGAGATGCAGAAGCAGATCGAGGAGCTGCTGACCTACGTGCGCGAGGAGGCGGCCGGCGGCAATCACAAGGCGCGCGACACGGGCGAGGCGCTCGTCCGGGCCGCGTCGGGGCAGCTCAAGCCCCTCGACCTGTTCTGAATCACTCGGAGGGGGGCCACCCACGCCGACCCCCCGCGCTGTCGCGCGGGTGTGGCGCGGGTACCCGCCCCTTCCGATACCTCCCCCCGGGATTGCGCGGGCCAAGCCCGCGCTCGAACCCGCGGGGCAGGCCCGCGATGAGGCGAGGCCGAATTAAGGCAGTTCGAGCCGAGGGGCGTCGGCCATGCCGTAGGCCGGCCCGTCACGAGGCGAGGCCGGAATAAGGAGTGAAGCATGAGCAAGCGGCACGAAGCGGACAAGACCGCCCGACCCCTGTCGGAGGCCGAGCTCCGGCGGATGCTGCTGGCGACGCAGCAGGAGTTGGTGACCAGGATCCGTGAGGGCCGGGGCGGTCTTCGGGAAGGAGCCGTCCAGCTCGCACAGACGTCGCTGGGCGACCTCGCCGATCGGCCCGTCCTGACACCGGAGGCGGAGATGGGCTATGAGGTCGTGGATCGCCGCGCCCATATCCTGGCCCAGATCGAGCTGGCCCTGAAGAAGCTCGAGGACGGCAGCTACGGCCGGTGTGAGACGTGCGAGGAGCCGATCCCTGCCGCCAGGCTCCGCGCGCTCCCGTTCGCGATCCGGTGCACCCGCTGCCAGGAGGCGTGGGAGCTGAGGGTCCGCCGGACGGGGGGAGCCCCCGTGGCCGCCGACCTCCAGACTGTCGAGTGAGAGGTTCCCTGATGGCTGGCGAATCCCAGGTCGAGCTTCCCGACATCCTGTCGATCCTCCCGCTCCGCGATACGGTGCTCTTTCCCCAGGCGGTGCTCCCGCTGGCCGTAGGGCGACGGGCATCGGTTCGCCTCGTGGACCAGGCGGTGCTGGGCTCCCGCCTGATCGGGGTCGTGACTCAGCGGGATCCGTCGCTCGAGGAGCCCGGGCCCGCCGACGTCTTTTCCGTCGGCACGGCGGCGGTCATCCACAAGGTGCTGAAGCAGCCCGACGGCACCCTGCGCCTCGTGGTCCAGGGGCTCGGGCGGGTCCGGCTGGCCGAGATCCTCGAGACGCAGCCGTTCCTGCGGGCGCGGGTGGTCCCGGTGGAAGAGGCCGAGCCCGCCGCGGGCGACCTGGAAGCCGAGGCGCTGACCCGGAACGCGGTGTCGCTTTTCCAGAAGATCGTCTCGCTCTCGCCGCTCCTTCCCGACGAGCTGGCGGCGGTAGCCGCGAACCTCTCCGAGCCCGGGCGGCTCGCCGACCTGATCGCGGGGGCGGTCCCCACGCTCACCACGGTCGCCAAGCAGGAGCTCCTCGAGACCGGGGGCGTCAAGCTGAGGCTCCAGAAGCTCGTCACGAACCTGACCAAGGAGCTCGAGGTGCTCGAGCTCGGCTCGAAGATCCAGTCGGAGATCCAGTCGGAGATGTCCAAGTCCCAACGGGAGTACTACCTGCGGGAGCAGATGAAGGCGATCCGGAAGGAGCTGGGCGAGGCCGACGAGCGGGCGCAGGAGATCGAGGAGCTCCGGCAGAAGATCGAGGCCGCCGGCATGACCGAGGAGTCGCTCAAGGAGGCCCTGCGCGAGCTGGACCGCCTCGCCAAGATGCCGCCCGCAGCCGCCGAGTACACGGTCGCCCGCACGTACCTGGACTGGCTCATCGCGCTGCCGTGGCAGAGGGAGACCGCCGACCAGGTCGAGATCCCGCGGGGTCGGCAGATCCTGGACGAGGACCACTGGGGCCTCGAGAAAGTCAAGGACCGGATCCTAGAGTACCTGGCCGTGAAGAAGATCCGGCCCGGCGGGAAGGACCCGATCCTCTGCTTCGTGGGGCCGCCCGGGGTGGGGAAGACCTCGCTCGGCAAGTCCATCGCGCGCGCGCTCGGGCGGAGGTTCGTGCGGATCTCGCTGGGCGGGATGCGCGACGAGGCCGAGATCCGGGGTCACCGGCGCACCTACATCGGAGCGCTCCCCGGCCAGATCATCCAGGGGCTGCGGCGGGCCGAGTCCAGGAATCCCGTGTTCTTGCTGGACGAGATCGACAAGCTCGGCATGGACTTCCGGGGGGATCCGGCGGCGGCGCTGCTTGAGGTGCTGGATCCTGAACAGAACTCCGCGTTCCGCGACCATTACGTCGACCTGACCTTCGACCTCTCGAAGGTGCTCTTCATCACCACGGCCAACATCCTCGACCCGATCCCACCGGCGCTCAGGGACCGGATGGAGACGATCGAGCTCCCCGGCTACACCGAAGAAGAGAAGGTGGCCATCGCCCAGCGCCACCTGATCGCGAAGCAGGCCGCCGAGCACGGCCTGACCCCGGGCACCGACATCGCGTTCACCGCGGAGGCGCTTCAGCTCCTGATCCGCCACTACACGCGTGAGGCCGGGCTGCGCAACCTGGAGCGCGAGATCGCCACCCTCTGTCGGAAGGCGGCCAAGGGCCGGGCGGAGGGTCAGACCGGCCTCGTCGCGATCACGCCTGAGTCGGTGAGCGACTTCCTGGGCGCGCCCAAGTATCTCCCGGAGGAGCTCGAGGAGCGCACCCGGGTGCCGGGCGTGGCCGTGGGGCTCGCGTGGACTCCCGCAGGCGGTGACATTCTCTTCGTCGAGGCGGCGCGGATGAAGGGGGGGAGGACCCTCACCCTGACAGGCCAGCTCGGCGACGTCATGAAGGAGTCGGCTCAGGCCGCCCTCTCGTGGGTCCGGGCGCACGCGGCCGAGCTCGGGATCGCGCCGAACTTCTGGGAGTCCTCGGACATCCACTTCCACGTCCCGGCCGGGGCGATCCCCAAGGACGGCCCGTCCGCCGGCGTCACGCTGGTCACCGCGCTCGTCTCGCTCCTGGCCGGCCGGCCGGTGCGCCCCGACGTGGCCATGACCGGGGAGATCACCCTGTCCGGCCGGGTGCTCCCGGTCGGCGGCATCAAGGAGAAGATCCTGGCCGCCAAGCGCGCGGGGATCAGCGTGGTATTCCTCCCGCGCCGGAACGAGAAGCACCTGGTCGAGGAGGTGCCGCGGGCGGTCCGAGAGCAGTTGACCGTCCACCTGGTGGACTCGATCGAGGAGGTCATCGACCGGGCCCTCGGCGAGCCGGCGCGCGCAGGCCAGCCCTCCGAGACCCTCGTGGGCTCCCGCAACTGACGAAGGGCCGTGGACGGGCAGTGTGGCCAGCGGGGCGGGCCGAATTGACGGCCAGGCGGACAGTCGACTATAATGTTGGAACGTTGAGACGCTCTGGGCTCCTGCTCCTCACGCTGTCCGCGGGGCTGGTCTCCAGCACCCAACCTGTGCTCGCCGGGTCGTTTCGCTTCGTCGATCAGGACGGCGTCGTGCACTTCACGAACGCGCCGAGCGATCCCCGCTACCAGCAGCGCGGCCTGGGGGAATCGGAGCCGGAGATGTCGCGCCAAGCCCCGGCCCCCTCCCGTCAGAACGCCTACGGGGCAGCGATTCGCCAGGCAGCCGAGCGCTACGGGGTGGAGCCCGGGCTGGTCGAGGCGCTGATCGGCGTGGAGTCGGCCTTCGATCCCTGGGCCGTCTCCCGCAAGGGGGCCCGGGGGCTCATGCAGCTCATGCCTGAGACCGCGGTGGCCCTCGGGGTCCGCAACTCCTTCAACCCGCTCCAGAACATCGAGGGTGGGGTGCGCTACCTACGGTACTTGCTCGACCGGTACGGCGGGAACCTGCCCCTCGCCCTCGCCGCCTACAACGCCGGGCCCCGGGTCGTGGAGGGGTACCGCGGCATCCCCCCGTATCCGGAGACCTGGCTCTACGTCCGGCGGGTCATCGAGCTCTACCGGAATCGTGAGGAGTCGACGCTCGTCAACGGTGAGGTCGCTCCGCCCCCCGAGGTCGTCTCGCAGCTCGGGGGGTCTGCTCAGCTCGTCTACCGCTACGCTGACCCGGCGGGAAGCGTCACCTACACGAACATCCCGCCCCTCGGCGCCGGCGCGCCGGCGCAATAGTTCCCCGCCCGCGCCTCGTCGCCCGACTACACTACTCGCCCCGGCGGTTCCAGATCAGGTCGAGGAACCGGTCGAGGAAACCGTTCTTCACGAAGATGTCCACGGCCCGCCTGGTGCCCTCGTGGTCCATGCCCCAGAGCGCGGCGCGCTTGCCCTGGTCGTGGTTCATCTGGATGAAGACCTGCTGGTCGAGCGTGAATGCCACGGGCAGCTCGTCGTAGATCTGAGCCGTGAAGGCGTTCGCGCCGGGTCCGCCGATGGCGATGGCGGGAAAGAACTCGACCATCTCCTGGTTCAGGGCCCACATGTCGGTCACGACGACCGCCGCCCGCTCCCCCTGCCCGCGCGTGTTGATGAGCCGCTTCAGCTCGTAGGCGATCGGACGGTCCTCCTCCTCGGGGAGGATCCCGTAGCCGACCACGAGGAGCACGGTGGACTGGGTCTCGAAGTACCGGGTCATTCCGCCCTTACTTGATCAGCCTGGAGAGCAAGCGGAAGTCGTCCGTATCGGCCGCCGTGAGGAGCTGGAAGAGCACGGTCTCGGTCGAGGTCACGACGGCGCCGGCCTGGCGGAGCTGGTCGAGGGCAATCTGCCGGTTCTCGCGCCGGCGCGAGCAGGTGGCGTCGGCGACGACGTGGACCTCGTAGCCTTCCGCGAGGAGGTCGAGGGCGGTCATCAGGACACAGACGTGGGCTTCAATCCCCGTGAGGATCACCTGCCGGGCGCCGGTGGCCTTGAGCCAGGTGACGAACCCCTCCGCGCCGCAGCACGAAAACGCGATCTTGGCGATCGGCTCCACCGCGCCCAGCGACTCCCTGAGCTCGGGGAGCGTGTGCCCGAGCCCTTTGGGGTACTGCTCGGAGACCTGAACCAGCATCCCGAGCCGGCGGGCCGCAGTCGCCAGCACTTTGATGTTCTTGACCATCTCCTCCCGGTGCTCGGCATCCATGGCGGCGAAGAGCCGTTCCTGAACGTCCACGACGACGAGGAGGCTGCTCTCGCTGGCGAGTCTCTCGGGAGATGTCATCGCGGCCTCCTTGGAGTCCGATGAGCCTGGCCGGCACACGCGCGAACGTCCCGGCCGGGCTTGAGGGTTATTGTCTCATGTCCGCCAGGGTGCGCAAGCGGGCGGGAAGGCGCGCGACGATCAGGGGAGCCGGCGCTCCAGGCTGCGG containing:
- a CDS encoding TraR/DksA family transcriptional regulator codes for the protein MSKRHEADKTARPLSEAELRRMLLATQQELVTRIREGRGGLREGAVQLAQTSLGDLADRPVLTPEAEMGYEVVDRRAHILAQIELALKKLEDGSYGRCETCEEPIPAARLRALPFAIRCTRCQEAWELRVRRTGGAPVAADLQTVE
- the tadA gene encoding Flp pilus assembly complex ATPase component TadA; protein product: MARLDAFFKLMLDQGASDLHLASGQAPILRIHGDLQRVKYDVLDSDNLKSMLYEIAPEHKIKTFEETGDVDFGYEIPDVARFRANFFNQKYGCAAVFRRIPTKVLTADELGLPPILKKAAMLNKGLVLVTGPTGSGKSTTLAAMIDHANKNRHDHIITVEDPIEFVHQSQGCLVNHR
- a CDS encoding transglycosylase SLT domain-containing protein, which encodes MLLTLSAGLVSSTQPVLAGSFRFVDQDGVVHFTNAPSDPRYQQRGLGESEPEMSRQAPAPSRQNAYGAAIRQAAERYGVEPGLVEALIGVESAFDPWAVSRKGARGLMQLMPETAVALGVRNSFNPLQNIEGGVRYLRYLLDRYGGNLPLALAAYNAGPRVVEGYRGIPPYPETWLYVRRVIELYRNREESTLVNGEVAPPPEVVSQLGGSAQLVYRYADPAGSVTYTNIPPLGAGAPAQ
- a CDS encoding DnaJ domain-containing protein — its product is MRRDYYAVLGVEATATGREIRQAYRRLARQYSPDVNLWDQAARALYAEITDAYRVLSDAVARSLYDRYGHQAFERDEWEGGRRPRRSGGVRGDDLHCALDLAFADAARGLSLALEVSRLSRCPACGASGSRRGAPAVTCDHCGGTGSVWWGERPHPEPCLACDGLGERVADPCPTCSGRGVSLAPATVPVTIPPGVDTGAQLRIPAEGHSGPFGGPRGDLVVITRVTPHAFFVRKGDNLHCEIPVALTEAVLGARIQVPTLEGSAVLVLPPGTQSGQVFRLRGKGLPRLDGERRGDLYVTVKVLIPRGLDARTEEIFRQLERLLPDNPRVALIPGAVPGALQAEVRR
- a CDS encoding Hsp20/alpha crystallin family protein, which produces MDVYETKDELVVSAELPSVNEKEIQVTMTGDLLTIKGERHQERETKEENYHRLERFFGKFERSIPVPVPVEAGKIKATYRNGVLEIHLPKAEAVKPKEIKIDVI
- the lon gene encoding endopeptidase La encodes the protein MAGESQVELPDILSILPLRDTVLFPQAVLPLAVGRRASVRLVDQAVLGSRLIGVVTQRDPSLEEPGPADVFSVGTAAVIHKVLKQPDGTLRLVVQGLGRVRLAEILETQPFLRARVVPVEEAEPAAGDLEAEALTRNAVSLFQKIVSLSPLLPDELAAVAANLSEPGRLADLIAGAVPTLTTVAKQELLETGGVKLRLQKLVTNLTKELEVLELGSKIQSEIQSEMSKSQREYYLREQMKAIRKELGEADERAQEIEELRQKIEAAGMTEESLKEALRELDRLAKMPPAAAEYTVARTYLDWLIALPWQRETADQVEIPRGRQILDEDHWGLEKVKDRILEYLAVKKIRPGGKDPILCFVGPPGVGKTSLGKSIARALGRRFVRISLGGMRDEAEIRGHRRTYIGALPGQIIQGLRRAESRNPVFLLDEIDKLGMDFRGDPAAALLEVLDPEQNSAFRDHYVDLTFDLSKVLFITTANILDPIPPALRDRMETIELPGYTEEEKVAIAQRHLIAKQAAEHGLTPGTDIAFTAEALQLLIRHYTREAGLRNLEREIATLCRKAAKGRAEGQTGLVAITPESVSDFLGAPKYLPEELEERTRVPGVAVGLAWTPAGGDILFVEAARMKGGRTLTLTGQLGDVMKESAQAALSWVRAHAAELGIAPNFWESSDIHFHVPAGAIPKDGPSAGVTLVTALVSLLAGRPVRPDVAMTGEITLSGRVLPVGGIKEKILAAKRAGISVVFLPRRNEKHLVEEVPRAVREQLTVHLVDSIEEVIDRALGEPARAGQPSETLVGSRN
- the dnaK gene encoding molecular chaperone DnaK; protein product: MAKVIGIDLGTTNSVVAVVEAGDPTVIANQEGSRLTPSVVGFTKDGEIPVGQVAKRQAITNPENTVFSIKRFMGRRYDEVLQEIKLVPYKVVRAANADARVEVRGKEYSPPEISAMILRKLKEAAEGYLGEKITKAVITVPAYFNDSQRQATKDAGTIAGLEVLRIINEPTAASLAYGMDKKKDETIAVYDLGGGTFDISILELGEGVFEVKATNGDTHLGGDDFDQRVIDWIADEFKREHGIDLRKDRMALQRLKEAAEKAKCELSTTLQTEINLPFITADASGPKHLVLTLTRAKLEALVADLIERTMGPCRQAMQDAGVTPKDIDEVILVGGQTRTPKVQEVVRELFGKEPHKGVNPDEVVAVGAAIQAAVLTGEVKDLLLLDVTPLSLGIETLGGVLTTLIQRNTTIPTKKSEIFTTAADSQTSVEVHVLQGERPMARDNRTLGKFHLVGIPPAPRGIPQVEVTFDIDANGILNVSAKDMATAKQQAITITASSGLTKEEVGKMVNEAQAHAAEDAKRKQEIEVRNQADSLVYTTERTLREHGDKIPEADKKAIEEALGEAREALTGEDIDRIKRAQENLMTASHKLAEIMYREAQAKAQAGATTGAQDASKGREGEVVDAEFEDLGEKK
- a CDS encoding MerR family transcriptional regulator — encoded protein: MIGVVADMLKLHPQTLRLYERKGLIRPSRTVGRTRMYSPEDVEEIARLVRLTRDLGVNLAGAEIILKMRRRMIEMQKQIEELLTYVREEAAGGNHKARDTGEALVRAASGQLKPLDLF
- a CDS encoding hydrolase — encoded protein: MTSPERLASESSLLVVVDVQERLFAAMDAEHREEMVKNIKVLATAARRLGMLVQVSEQYPKGLGHTLPELRESLGAVEPIAKIAFSCCGAEGFVTWLKATGARQVILTGIEAHVCVLMTALDLLAEGYEVHVVADATCSRRRENRQIALDQLRQAGAVVTSTETVLFQLLTAADTDDFRLLSRLIK